The Amphiura filiformis chromosome 8, Afil_fr2py, whole genome shotgun sequence genomic sequence ttgttttgatgccataaaatacaaaacatacgGAAAAACctcgatgctatttaaaattcaatctttgttttgtttcacaattttgtttactttttacaccgtagcgaactaaacgcgtactgcgagctggcaattccacgcaggacgcctagcgtggcaTAAAGTTGATCGCACGCCCGGGCGCCGATATTTGCgctttgggtgctgatgactcgaatgctggaccccaatatcgattgattggtgacgtctgagaaaaaggtctatacataATTATGGTAGCTCAAAGAAAGTTGAACCTTGAtgtgaaagtttaatttgataaattagtGCTGTAATTTTAACTTTATATAATTTAGCTTGGGTGGTCTAAAAGATTGCCTTTAGCTATAAAAATATATCTTCCATTTCAGCAAACAATCTTTCTTTTGTTCATAAATTCATGTTTTATCCCTATTTTTGAAGTACATACTGTGTAAGAGCTGGATGCAAAACCTGTGGTGCAAGCTTTGAAAATTCCGGGTAGCACTAGTGCTTAATGTCAGGgttcgcaggtggaaaaaacatggtttttaccacttggcaaaaacagttttttgccagtttttgccggcaaaagtggcaaaaactaaaaaagtgatttaaagttcaAATTTTGTATCTcaaaaatgaattaaataaaaaaaaaatcccaagtgTAACAAGGCTAAATTTTgcaattataagtaacatattttaaaagaaaataaaggCATGCATTTGctagtgcatttaaccgaaatgtggcatatatgatatatcagattcaaaactttttcatttgaaGGACTTGATAAGACCAAATATATGTTGaatgaatgattcattaaaaattATGAGCTTTCTCAGCCTTTCTGTGTAATTGTTAATATTTGAGTGCttatgagtttttgccatttttgctggtttaagccaggcaaaaactggcaaaaacaggtatTTGCCAGTTATTATCGCTTTGCcggaaaaaacaggtttttgccggcaaaaaccgaaccctgagaGTTGGTACGCTTTTTTTGTCCAGTAATTTACACcagcgtatcatgcattttcaagcgcttTTGACAGTTTTTTTTAGCTGCATGATGGTGATGCTATTCTAAATTCAAGATTGAAGATGGCACATTCTCAAAAAAACAAGTCTAAGAAAATTCCCTCATTTcataaattctttaaaactttccAGATCATCTTTTCTTGTGACAGGAATTGATGAaggtatgtttttttttaaatggtttttGAGACAAAACTTCGAGAAGAATTaccattttcacttgttttcaagaAGTTGTTTATCTTAAAATTATTACAGTTTACCCATAACTTCCATCATTTATAAGCCGCCTAggggacaggtaaatggcgagttaagaatgggcgagttagatgaaaagcgagttagattggcgagttaccccctgcagagattaaagagtgacccctgctgagaataATGACAAGTCCCATCGGCGAAGTTAAGATTTACAACAAGTCCtgccggcgagttacgacaagtcccacaagcgagttaagatttttacggcaagtcccgccggcgagttaagatttttacggcaagtcccaccggcgagttaggatttttacggcaagtcccgccagcgagttacgacaagtcccattggcgagttaagattttcaacaagtcccgccggcgagttacgacaaatCCAATAAgtgagttaagatttttactgcaagtcccattggcgagttatgATTTCAAATATCAAATGCTTTATATATATTAAATTCTCACCATCTGTTGTTGTCTGCCATTTGTCAAGAAGGCTAATTATCACATGCTGGGTAATTAATGATGAGGGCACCTATGTTCAGGGTAATGTATTGGGTAACCTTggagcaaataataattttaagcagGAACCACTTGTCAGAGAGGCCCAGCAatgtaataaatatatcaattaacAGATCTGCAAGTATGGTGAGAgtacatgaataattaattaatattatgatattACAAGGTAAAACATTACTTTCCAAATTGAAGACCTCGCAGGAAAAACCTACATcataactcgccaatgggacttgatggtgttgctgtaactcgccggAGGGACTTGATGGCATTGCTGTAACTCGCTTACatgacttgatggtgttgtcgtaactcgcttgcaggacttgacggtgttgtcgtaactcgcttgcaggacttgatggtgttgtcgtaactcgcttgcaggacttgatggtcttgtcgtaactcgccggtggaacttgttggtgttgtcgtaactcgcctttaGCTTACTTCATGGGGGGTAATTGCCAAAAAACCTAATCTCTGTgcggggtaactcgcctttttaactcgcttttctttaactcgcctttttttaactcgcctagttacaGCTCCCAGCCCTGTGTGCCTTcaaatacattaaaccttgaattttaagtgtttggcaactgttaaTGCAAATGTAAACCTTTATGAAAAATTTTAGTCcctatagctcgggtggtctaaaagaaaagataacCAAAATattattagggggggggggggcacaggttATTGCCCGGAATGCCGGGAATGTCCCCCTCCTACAACTCAACGAAAAACAGAAATATTCCTTGTTTTTAGTAAATTGTGCAAATGAACATTTTGTACATGTACCGGTATGCATGAATGATATGCATGTACCTTGATTTGGGTATATGTAAATTTTTGCATGCTTTGAGCGAACTAACTCATGTGTAATCAACTTTCACGCGCTGAGCATCCAGATATCCCAATAAAAGTGTACTcactattttaaaaacattttaaaatttttatgttGCAGGCAACCTGGTACCGATACACTCAAAATGGCATCTGACGCCAGCTTTGCCAATTTGCTGGAGTGTCCGATATGCTACGAGCAATTCAAGACGGCCCCAAAGCAGTTGCCGTGCAAACACACCCTGTGTGAAGCGTGTCTTCATGGTCTTGTTCAGTACAATTCCATCATCTGTCCAGAGTGTCGGGAGGAGAGTCCTGTACCCCCTGGCGGTGTGGCAGCATTTCCAAATGATCTCACCATGCAGAGATTCCTTGAGCATCATAGGACTAAGGCACTTCAAACACATACAGGACAACCGCCAAGAAGCCCCATAAAAAAGCCAATTGATCACAGCCCGGTAGATTTACAAAGGAGTCTACAGGGTACTTTGCTACTCATGGAAAGAGACAAAGATGTAAGTGaagcattttaacataatgttaaactTGATAATGTTAGCATAAAATctattttgaaaacaaatggGAGTTTGGAATTTTCCAGTAATGTGATCATgtccagggcctagatttcgacaaGAATTACAGAATCAATTCTCGTAATGATTTTCGTATGATaaggttgcgagaatcaacttctctcaaatcatacagtaagtgcagcgactatgatggattttgattctcgcaaaccaagacgaaatcgAGGCCCTGATGTCACTCACCCAAAGTTGGGAGTATTTCATGCTTGGGTTTCCATAAATTTGCCTTTTGGTTTTCAACTCCACCTAATGTAATGATGTTGATTTCACTCTTGAAAATTCATTTGACTTGGAAATTTCATCCAAGAatccaaaaataaaaatgtgactATTCAGGCatggaacaaaaatgtgaaaaaccaCCAAGTGGTTAAGAAAAAACTATTATCTACATGTATTATCTAGAATATTGATCAACTgattatactctgatcagctcttaataggtgggactcataacatcgtggattgatacagaatggcgtacacacagctaggcgtAGTACCTATACGCACTGCGCTTTGCGTGAATGAtgcgtgcttttgtgaatttacgcgtgcgtaagttggaactttattgcctcgcgcagtaacaaaaaccgaataattcccgcctatcaggagctgatcatagtatatagTTTGTTGCATGTATGTAGCAGGAAGTTATAATATTTTGGTAAAATAATATCAAGTGAACTGATCTAAGCTTCCTGATGGTTGAAACCAGAACCAGGTAATGCAGCGTAGCGAGATATTGCATTCATAGCAAGTACAGATGCTAGTCACTTCAATGTTACATTGTATAAGGCCAAGTCAAATAAATAACATGTTTATCGTCCCTGCCCTCACAGATTtgtggagattttcaaatatttttgttatttttccaatTTGCTCCCTTAccttgtttctaaaattgttgttatGAAAActatgaaaagacatgttaagaaGGTCTtgattatcatttataaacacattgcatccactttcttcaagctagagtaaggctttggggaaataacaaaaatatcagggCCTCCctatttttatgatgtgttgaccaAGCCTTTGTAattattgcaattttacacagaaatgaatagtagatttgtaacaaattaacaaataataagggcatCCCTCACCAAATTTGGAAAAAGTCCAgacaatatacatgttatttattttacttggcctaaacttGACAATTTAGAGAATGGTATGATTGGGATTGAGTGTGCCAgttgcattattattatcatagtgTGTCGACATTATTGTTTTTGCTTTATTTTTAACCAGGTGTTTACCAAAGCCAACCAGTCCCTCCAAGAAGAAAGACAACGCTATCAGCAGTGGAGAGCCGCTGCCCAAAAGAGAATTACAGATGTGCTAGATCACGTGGAGGGCATTGTTCGCCAACGCAAGGTGCAGTTACTAAAAGATATAGAGACCATATATCAGAGAGCGTTACTCAGTGTAGAGACGGAGGACGTCAAGGTTGAGGTGAAGAAACAAGGGATGGATAAATTGTGTGTAGCATTGCGAGAGAAATTATCGCAAAGTGCAACAGTTGGGACCAGGAATGATCATGATCAGGTTGTAACCATGGTTTCACAGGTATGTCACCACCTCTAGGATGTAATGTAACTTTAAAGAGGAAGTCCCACCAGAGcttttcttctggggtgaaccaaacctgcctggttatcaaattaatcagtgacaaggttatctctgaatttgacaggtgctaattgatgttttaatgttattgcttcAATTAGCCCCtgacaaattcagagataacattagcacctgtcaaattcagagataaccttgtcacaattaatttgataaccaggcaggttttgttcaccccagaagaactgctctggtgggactTCCTCTGTAAATATGATATATAAGAACAGCAAGATGATTTGCCTGTAGCTCTCCTTTAGATCCATGTGAGATACTGAATTGAATCATTTCATTTTAATTATCTTGTCCatactaaaaaaaaataataaaagtgaTGATGATATTCATGACAATGATGATgttcatgataatgatgataaacaCTGGCCTTCAtcagttttaaaacatttttctgaCACAAGTATGTTTGATTTGTTTATTCAGGCTCAAGCAGTTGATGCGAGTCTTCGAGGTGGTATCGAACTACAGCTAACACAGCTCAACCTATTAGAAACCGGAATGGATGACCTACTATCAGGCATCCGAGGCTGGGGACAGGTTACGGCAACCCCGCAAATCCACAAAATTCATCCACCTGCACTTCCTACATCACCTTCAATTCCTCCACCACCAGTGCTGCTAGGTCATTCCAAGATGATGACCGGTCCAGCCATGACATCCCACCAGGGAGTGGTCAAACCCAGCGGTCAGCTATCCAAGACCCAGACTACTACAGCAGCTAGccagcatcagcagcagcagctcaAACAAGTGCCTGTATTACAACAGCAGCTCAAACAAGTGCCTGTAtcacagcaacagcagcagcagcaacagacAGGTGGAGGCAGTGGTCAATCAACGCCACAAGTACATCAAGAGCAGGTGCATGTCCCACCTCAAGTCCAGCAACAAAGCAATGAGTCACAGGTAACTATTTGGCCCCTCCCTAATTGTCCCTTTAGTGCACTTAAATTTGTTCTTTACATGATTTGAGCTATCACTCTAACTTGATCACTCTCAAtcgccattttgaataaagaataacaaaattaaaatttgacggaaatcgtacattaaggctttaaatgtgttagctagaattatgcagtttttattaaaaaatgcagTCAGTCATGTCAGTGCCTTTACTGCTTGCCATCAACCCCTAAGGGCCCACACTTGAATACCAGCATACAGCTTTCCCCTGCTTAGCTGGGGAAACCCTCGTTCAATGGGAGCTAAAAAGCATTGTGGCTGAACTTGGCTGGGGTATGGGCCCTAAGGCAAGTGATTGACCACTGTTTTAGAAACATGGTAACATAATAATGTGATAACAAgactaatattttgaaatgttatcTTTTCAGTCACTAAAGAAATCTCAGGTCACTCCTGTCAAAGCCCCTCATTCCAGCCACATAGAACAACATCAGGAGCCTTCCAGTCGCTATGCATCCATGGGTCAGATGAGTATACAATTTGGGTATGATGGTGGTCCTGGCCTCCTGAGTAGTCCATTGGCTGTAGCAGAACTACCAAATGGCACCATGGCTGTCACAAATGGCATGACATATGAGATCAAACTCTTTAATAATCAGGTATAGTTACATTTGATAAGATCTTATTGGTATATTACAGACTTGAAAATTTGTTATATTTGCTCTGTTATATAGATACGTAGttgcgtagctaggggttgtggcaacGGTGAACTCATGAATGATACCTCTGTTCAATGCATTCACTTTAATATTGTTGACAAAACCGACTGAAAGTAATAATGAACAATGAAAAACAGCTGCATGTGATTTGAAAAAGTGACGGACGCAAATCTAAAACTTTCATTTCCATAGCCTAAGGAATGTATTTCAAAGCTACCAAGATTTTGTTACTTTACAGCACTTCTTGACATACTTCGtaagaacaataataataattatgcattATAATAGTATTCTTTTGATTTTGGGCATCATAAATATGATCGTTAACCACAAAtcggccgtaaagtcggcccagtcaattttgttttatttcgtgtttagaaaatatatattataagctttaaaatggtatatcatttaacttcaaacgatatccagaagcagggttatggtttgttgaactctgctccttcaccaaatggtacctttttcggttctacatgtgtctctttttccacattgctggtaataaatatcaaacagtcataattggcggtcattttaaaccatccccaagtcaacgaggttcaggaatgtcctctcattgttaattgttggttatacatacatagagaaaatacaatgctttttgtaacccaccacttgaacaggatttagccaaagcaaacaaagtctagagctatttaaggattctatagaaataggtaaaagactattatcctcttcagcaataggattattgattggtttaaacggtgtttgacttgcgctatcaaatgagaaacatgttgcTCCAAATTGaggcacctatgaatacgaccttcacacacattttagaCTAAATCAGAATACacagctcattcgtagtgtatgGCCACAAATTGGAGAAAAAACTACAACATGTGTctattaatattatcattattttctttcatttaggGAAATCATCTGAAGTCGATGAGTTTGCCATCTCGCGGCAGTTTCAAACACGGTTTAACCGGAATAGCAGTCCATCCTGCAGGTCACATGTGTGTCAGCAACCCAGACAGAAAAGAAATCCAACTCGTATCAGTagaaggtcaggtcaaaggtcagcttcGGGTCAAGGTCAGTATAGGAGAGGAGAAATTCTGCCCGTGGGGTATAGCGTGCTCATCTCAGGGAGTGATGTATGTGTGCGACAGGGCCAATCACAGGATAAGAGTATTGAATGCAACCGGTGCACATGTGAGTTCATTTGGGGGTAGAGGGAAAGATTTTGGCAAGCTAGACTGCCCAACAGGTATAGCGCTTACGCCCAATGGACAGGTTGCCGTCGCCGACTCTAACAACAACCGGGTGCAGATCTTCACACCAGAGGGTGGTTTTGTACGCAGTTTTGGAATGGAAGGCAGCGGTTTAGGAGAGCTGAAGGGTCCATCTGCTATTAGCATAGATCAGAATGGTTACATGGCTGTATCGGAGATGACCAATAATAGAGTCCAAATTTTTACCCCTGCGGGGCAACCGTTGGTGGTTTTTGGCAAAGCAGGTGCTGAAGGGGGACAGTTTGCGTCTCCAAGGGGCATAACGGTATCAAGGGACGGGAAAGTGATTGTGTGCGACACCAAAAATGACCGTGTCCAAGTATTTCAGTGATTTGAGTGAGGAGTAAATGCTCATATATGTGCCAAGAGCTGTGATCTAATATCATTGTTTCTATTCCAAAGAGATATATAGATTCTATTCAGTTACATTTTGCACTTATTTTCTTCATATAaaattgtgatgtgatcattcAAAATTTGGTTTTGAGATGTGGCCAAGAGAAATGTCCAACTTCTTTTGTTTTTCCTTGCAACATGAAATATTTCGGGAAGTAAAAGTCCTATGCCATGATCAGTGTCTTAACTAGCAACCACAGAGgactacagagcgcgtaccaccagtcaaagtctccgcctcatccgataatgagggccgattgttccatgaaatgcgacaggcgagactgctacgcaattaccgcgtattttcattgTCTATTgtgtaatcgcgaaagcacgcaacgctctatcgcgaaggcacgcagcgctggcgtgattgtttgacacgacacgatcgaacaatcggcccttttgaatatgcgagaactggtagcatacaatacacggggactttgactggtggtactttctctgtttgTCTCTTTCCTCTATGCTAGCAActgctagccacccgtctgcctGTCATTTTAGACAGTTTGCTCTAGAGGCAGGCAAacttaatgcctttgacagatgctacattataattgtaggtgttgagaaaggctattgatcagatttgcaaaacaaggccatagcaacacatatttgaacccccaatgggctgttAAATGATTTACAGGTCAAatgacaggcaattttattcaaatgacgggcaaacctcaatttctagctaagaccctggctaTGATGTTATAGGttgtaaaatgggggggggggctgatggaCAACATCTTCTCCCTCTCCCTAATGCATATCCCTTTGTTAGTGAGGCTTTTGTTTCATATGATAGATGTTTTAGTATTTATCATATTAGAGTTATTAATActtcaaattgttttatttctgacaaatttatatgaaataactTTGATGGTAGCATGTACCATGGAAGCTAATTTATTAAAGTGGAAGTTGGGAGGAAATTCATTACAAATTAAAATTGACTTGGCTCAACAAGAAACTTGAATTTTGCTTTGATCCATTAAGGTTAACAAAAGAAATGTCAACTCTGTGTGGCTGTGACTTATGATAGAAGGATACTGCTAAAGAATTATCAAATATTGCCATAATCtatattttgataaattaaaaGTTCATTCCAAAAGGTatgattttcatttttatatCATTAAATGAAAATTGTAATGACATTTAATTTCTTTCAAAATTGTCGACTACACCAAGTCATGAAAGTAGCACCATCAAAACTTTGATTCACCtgaagttcggtagtgacataggAAAGtccattttgcatatttgaatcacGCGTCTACAGATAATCATGCAGAGCGTACATGGCTACATGCATGTTTTGTTGGCACAATTGCAGCGCAAACACAAAAAAGTattgacatcactaccgaacttgaggggAGTTGTTATTGCTATAGCAGATTCTACCCATCGTGGTagtttttccaacaaatccaggctgccggtcAATTATCTGCCAGTCATGCATAGCGTGATATGTATGATCGTCTGGTAGCCTGAATATGTTTGAAAACGTTCCaagatgggttgaatctgctttaACATTGGGTAGACCTGTTTGGTTTCTTTGTTAATTTGTTTCTTAAGCCCAGAAAAATTAATATTGTTATGCCAGTAATCTCAAGGTAATGTCTAAATTTAGAATTTTGAGTCAAACTTAGTTCAGATATGTGCGCAGGACTTTACAAGTCAGGGGAGGCAAGATCTTCATTCCCCACCTGAACCAAACTGGCTTGATAACGATGTTAGAgagcagg encodes the following:
- the LOC140159302 gene encoding uncharacterized protein; translation: MASDASFANLLECPICYEQFKTAPKQLPCKHTLCEACLHGLVQYNSIICPECREESPVPPGGVAAFPNDLTMQRFLEHHRTKALQTHTGQPPRSPIKKPIDHSPVDLQRSLQGTLLLMERDKDVFTKANQSLQEERQRYQQWRAAAQKRITDVLDHVEGIVRQRKVQLLKDIETIYQRALLSVETEDVKVEVKKQGMDKLCVALREKLSQSATVGTRNDHDQVVTMVSQAQAVDASLRGGIELQLTQLNLLETGMDDLLSGIRGWGQVTATPQIHKIHPPALPTSPSIPPPPVLLGHSKMMTGPAMTSHQGVVKPSGQLSKTQTTTAASQHQQQQLKQVPVLQQQLKQVPVSQQQQQQQQTGGGSGQSTPQVHQEQVHVPPQVQQQSNESQSLKKSQVTPVKAPHSSHIEQHQEPSSRYASMGQMSIQFGYDGGPGLLSSPLAVAELPNGTMAVTNGMTYEIKLFNNQGNHLKSMSLPSRGSFKHGLTGIAVHPAGHMCVSNPDRKEIQLVSVEGQVKGQLRVKVSIGEEKFCPWGIACSSQGVMYVCDRANHRIRVLNATGAHVSSFGGRGKDFGKLDCPTGIALTPNGQVAVADSNNNRVQIFTPEGGFVRSFGMEGSGLGELKGPSAISIDQNGYMAVSEMTNNRVQIFTPAGQPLVVFGKAGAEGGQFASPRGITVSRDGKVIVCDTKNDRVQVFQ